A stretch of Arachis hypogaea cultivar Tifrunner chromosome 15, arahy.Tifrunner.gnm2.J5K5, whole genome shotgun sequence DNA encodes these proteins:
- the LOC140179638 gene encoding uncharacterized protein, whose translation MESYRETYQHHFNPIPGQTFWEISKSLKHQPPKIKRGPGKLQQKRRMDTDEAKCGYKKSKPTSTKDNTNLKRQLAPFTCSYCGEKGHTKRDCKEKKLADTAAAKVEAATKNIGGAEANVVEHGPNAAEPNPNAEPDPNAADDTNVGTNAPADSTNTNVQPVEVELSRPIYFEPEESQQAAEVCTITKSRPDKLPPKRKSSNSPTSAHAPVNPMQGASSGTAARLGSILKFIPTMGFKAPRKKS comes from the exons ATGGAATCCTATAGGGAGACATATCAGCATCATTTCAATCCCATTCCTGGGCAGACCTTCTGGGAGATTTCAAAATCTCTTAAGCACCAACCTCCAAAGATTAAAAGGGGGCCAGGTAAGTTACAACAAAAAAGGCGGATGGACACAGATGAAGCTAAATGTGGCTACAAAAAATCCAAACCCACTTCCACCAAGGACAACACAAACCTAAAGAGGCAGCTTGCACCATTCACATGCAGCTACTGTGGGGAGAAGGGCCACACAAAGAGGGATTGTAAAGAGAAGAAATTAGCAGATACTGCTGCTGCAAAAGTAGAAGCTGCTACTAAGAATATAGGTGGAGCTGAAGCTAATGTTGTTGAACATGGTCCAAATGCTGCTGAACCTAACCCCAATGCTGAACCTGATCCGAATGCTGCTGATGACACCAATGTTGGTACGAATGCTCCAGCTGACTCTACAAACACTAATGTCCAACCAGTTGAAGTTGAGCTTTCTCGACCAATTTACTTTGAACCAGAGGAGTCGCAGCAG GCTGCTGAAGTATGTACCATCACTAAGTCAAGACCGGATAAGCTGCCACCAAAGAGAAAATCATCTAACTCGCCAACTTCTGCCCATGCGCCAGTTAATCCCATGCAAGGTGCTAGTTCTGGAACAGCTGCAAGGCTTGGCAGTATCCTCAAGTTCATTCCCACTATGGGATTCAAGGCACCTAGGAagaaaagttga
- the LOC112750065 gene encoding UPF0496 protein At3g19330 isoform X2 produces the protein MRDCLFLKSFTNSSSGPASVPSLPPSSHGDNTPSTSSSTASVSREYNLTVQAKSYAEIRSMMQGAPAEGEVHLLNPDGDCVNEALNNNTIIRNRNGSLTSLISTYFNHTETASQHCLRLHRCVDRARAMYAPLFDLRDSHDCDRTFDLFVQFDGNENPFPDSNVSSKDIRNCLTDLRNQLDFGLGKSRSRIRLFRRATAGSALCFVATAVGVAAAAVALTIHAVFALAAAAGPFCSAYIPNPSCAAEKREVARLAQLDAAAKGAYVLSYDLDTIDRLVARLHTTIEGDKLLVRMGLERGRASYPIQEVFKLLCKNNESFLRQLDDLAEHICLCIYTVNKSVRRRRIDEKMKAMEKLIPIRIRQILKWTKHHRMSLRIKEFRTLKIMNFGCYDYVF, from the exons ATGCGGGATTGTCTATTCCTCAAGTCATTCACCAATTCATCCTCAGGACCTGCTTCAGTTCCAAGTCTTCCACCGTCTTCCCATg GTGACAACACACCCAGCACATCCAGTTCCACAGCGAGCGTCTCTCGCGAATACAACCTTACAGTGCAGGCCAAATCCTATGCGGAGATTAGGTCCATGATGCAGGGTGCTCCAGCGGAGGGCGAAGTGCACCTTCTTAACCCTGACGGAGATTGTGTAAATGAAGCACTCAACAACAACACAATAATCAGAAACAGAAACGGCAGCCTCACCAGCCTCATTAGCACTTACTTCAACCATACCGAAACCGCCTCGCAGCACTGCCTCCGCCTTCATCGATGCGTCGATCGCGCACGAGCCATGTACGCACCCCTCTTCGACCTCCGCGACTCCCATGATTGTGACCGCACCTTCGATCTCTTCGTTCAGTTCGATGGCAACGAAAACCCTTTCCCTGATTCAAATGTCTCCAGTAAAGACATCCGTAACTGCCTCACAGACCTTAGAAACCAGCTTGATTTTGGCCTCGGCAAGTCTCGCTCTCGGATTCGCCTCTTCCGGCGCGCTACTGCCGGTTCTGCTCTCTGTTTCGTCGCCACTGCGGTTGGAGTGGCAGCTGCGGCGGTTGCACTCACAATTCATGCCGTTTTTGCCCTTGCCGCCGCTGCTGGTCCCTTTTGCAGTGCTTACATCCCCAATCCGAGTTGTGCGGCTGAAAAGAGGGAAGTTGCCAGGCTGGCACAGCTAGATGCCGCTGCCAAAGGTGCTTACGTGCTGAGCTATGACCTCGACACCATTGATCGACTCGTGGCTCGACTCCACACTACAATTGAGGGAGACAAGCTTCTTGTTAGGATGGGGTTGGAGAGGGGAAGGGCGAGTTATCCTATCCAGGAGGTTTTCAAGCTCCTATGCAAGAACAATGAAAGTTTTCTCCGCCAGCTTGATGATCTTGCGGAGCACATATGCCTCTGCATTTACACTGTCAACAAG AGCGTTAGGAGGAGGCGAATTGATGAGAAGATGAAGGCCATGGAAAAATTAATTCCGATTCGAATAAG ACAAATTTTGAAGTGGACGAAACACCATCGTATGAGTCTTAGAATTAAGGAGTTTCGGACGCTGAAAATAATGAATTTTGGGTGTTATGATTATGTTTTTTGA
- the LOC112750065 gene encoding UPF0496 protein At3g19330 isoform X1, with the protein MRDCLFLKSFTNSSSGPASVPSLPPSSHGDNTPSTSSSTASVSREYNLTVQAKSYAEIRSMMQGAPAEGEVHLLNPDGDCVNEALNNNTIIRNRNGSLTSLISTYFNHTETASQHCLRLHRCVDRARAMYAPLFDLRDSHDCDRTFDLFVQFDGNENPFPDSNVSSKDIRNCLTDLRNQLDFGLGKSRSRIRLFRRATAGSALCFVATAVGVAAAAVALTIHAVFALAAAAGPFCSAYIPNPSCAAEKREVARLAQLDAAAKGAYVLSYDLDTIDRLVARLHTTIEGDKLLVRMGLERGRASYPIQEVFKLLCKNNESFLRQLDDLAEHICLCIYTVNKARVLLLKEICLLFMLKNGVASAFPSTFFKEKPSFIICLKESVRRRRIDEKMKAMEKLIPIRIRQILKWTKHHRMSLRIKEFRTLKIMNFGCYDYVF; encoded by the exons ATGCGGGATTGTCTATTCCTCAAGTCATTCACCAATTCATCCTCAGGACCTGCTTCAGTTCCAAGTCTTCCACCGTCTTCCCATg GTGACAACACACCCAGCACATCCAGTTCCACAGCGAGCGTCTCTCGCGAATACAACCTTACAGTGCAGGCCAAATCCTATGCGGAGATTAGGTCCATGATGCAGGGTGCTCCAGCGGAGGGCGAAGTGCACCTTCTTAACCCTGACGGAGATTGTGTAAATGAAGCACTCAACAACAACACAATAATCAGAAACAGAAACGGCAGCCTCACCAGCCTCATTAGCACTTACTTCAACCATACCGAAACCGCCTCGCAGCACTGCCTCCGCCTTCATCGATGCGTCGATCGCGCACGAGCCATGTACGCACCCCTCTTCGACCTCCGCGACTCCCATGATTGTGACCGCACCTTCGATCTCTTCGTTCAGTTCGATGGCAACGAAAACCCTTTCCCTGATTCAAATGTCTCCAGTAAAGACATCCGTAACTGCCTCACAGACCTTAGAAACCAGCTTGATTTTGGCCTCGGCAAGTCTCGCTCTCGGATTCGCCTCTTCCGGCGCGCTACTGCCGGTTCTGCTCTCTGTTTCGTCGCCACTGCGGTTGGAGTGGCAGCTGCGGCGGTTGCACTCACAATTCATGCCGTTTTTGCCCTTGCCGCCGCTGCTGGTCCCTTTTGCAGTGCTTACATCCCCAATCCGAGTTGTGCGGCTGAAAAGAGGGAAGTTGCCAGGCTGGCACAGCTAGATGCCGCTGCCAAAGGTGCTTACGTGCTGAGCTATGACCTCGACACCATTGATCGACTCGTGGCTCGACTCCACACTACAATTGAGGGAGACAAGCTTCTTGTTAGGATGGGGTTGGAGAGGGGAAGGGCGAGTTATCCTATCCAGGAGGTTTTCAAGCTCCTATGCAAGAACAATGAAAGTTTTCTCCGCCAGCTTGATGATCTTGCGGAGCACATATGCCTCTGCATTTACACTGTCAACAAGGCGAGAGTTTTGCTCCTTAAAGAG ATATGCTTGCTTTTTATGTTGAAGAATGGTGTGGCTTCGGCATTTCCATCTACTTTTTTCAAAGAGAAACCCAGCTTCATAATTTGTCTGAAAGAG AGCGTTAGGAGGAGGCGAATTGATGAGAAGATGAAGGCCATGGAAAAATTAATTCCGATTCGAATAAG ACAAATTTTGAAGTGGACGAAACACCATCGTATGAGTCTTAGAATTAAGGAGTTTCGGACGCTGAAAATAATGAATTTTGGGTGTTATGATTATGTTTTTTGA